Genomic window (Pseudothauera hydrothermalis):
GAAAAAGACCTGACGATCATGGACGTCAACCGCGCAGCCGTCGAAGCGCTGCTGCGCAAACACGGCTATCCCACGCTGATCCACGGTCACACCCACCGGCCGGCATGTCATGAACACCGGGTCGATGACCGCCTCTGCAGGCGCTGGGTGCTGGCTGACTGGCATGGCAGCGCACCCTATCTCGCTTTCGACGGTGAGCGCTTCAGCACCCATGAGCTGATTCCGTAAGCAGCACGCAGCAAAGCGCGATGCCAGGGCGCCGCGGGCATCTCCCTTATGCGGCAAGGCCGCGCGCCAGGTCGGCCTTGAGATCCTCGATCGACTCCAGCCCCACCGCTACCCGCAAAAGCCCCTCGGAAATACCCGACGCCTCCCGGGCCTCGGCGCTGATGCGTCCGTGGGTGGTTGAGGCGGGATGGGTGATGGTGGTCTTGGTGTCACCCAGATTGGCGGTGATCGAAATCATCCGGGTCGCGTCCACCACCCGCCAAGCACGCTCGCGCCCACCTTCGAGCTCGAAGCTGAGAATCGCTCCCCCGCTCTTTTGCTGGCGCATTGCCAGTTCATGCTGCGGATGCGAACTCAGACCCGGATAATGAACACGACGCACGCCGGGCTGGACCTCCAGCCAGCGCGCCAACTCCAGCGCTGCGGCTGACTGCGCATCCATGCGGATGCGCAAAGTCTCCAGCCCTTTCAGGATCACCCAGGCGTTGAACGGCGATATGCATGGTCCCGCGGTGCGTAAAAACTTAAAGACCTCGTCCATCACGTCGGCACGTCCGGCCACCGCCCCCCCCAGCACACGTCCTTGACCATCCAGATATTTGGTCGCCGAATGCACGACTACATCCGCCCCCAGCGCCAGCGGACGCTGCAGCGCCGGCGTGCAAAAGCAGTTATCGACCGCAAGCAGCGCGCCAGCCGCGTGGGCGACATCGGCCACGGCGGCGATGTCGACGATCTCGGTGAGCGGATTGGACGGCGTTTCGATGAAAATCAGCCTGGTGCGCGGACGCACCGCGGCGCGATAGGCCGCCAGTTCGGTAGCCGGCACGAAGCTGGTGTCGATGCCGAACTTGGCCAAAATATTGCCGAACAACTGCTGGGTGGCGCCGAACAGCCCACGTGAGGCGACGATATGATCGCCGGCCTGCATGGTAGCCATGACCAGCGACAAGATGGCCGACATGCCCGAAGCCGTGGCCACACACGCTTGGGCGCCTTCCAGTGCGGCCAGCCGTTGCTGCATCGCGGTAACCGTGGGGTTACTGAAGCGCGCATAGACGTTGCCCGGCTCCTCACCGGCAAAACGCGCGGCGGCCTGTGCGGCGCTCTCGAACACAAAGCTCGAGGTCAAATAAAGCGCCTCACTGTGTTCGTTGAATTGACTGCGCGCGGTCCCGGCGCGGACCGCTTGGGTATCGAAATCGAACGCGTCCATCGGCCCGCCGGTCAGTGGTCGTTGTGAGTCACGAGGTTCAGATCCAGTTGGCCATCGTCCGGATCGTCATGCTGGGCACTGGCCGGTTTGGCCTCGCCGCGCTGGCTCTCGACCCCGGTCAAATACTCGGCGGTGATGTCACCGGTAATGTAACAGCCATCGAAGCAGGAGGTCTCGAACGCGCTGATTGCCGGATTCACCGACCGCACCGCGGCCTTGAGATCTTCCAGGTCCTGATAGATCAGCCCATCGGCACCAATTTCGGCGCAGATCTGCGCCTCGTCCCGCTCCGATGCGATCAGCTCGCCGCGGGTGGGCATGTCGATACCGTATACGTTGGCAAAACGCACCGGTGGCGCCGCCGAGGCCAGATAGACTTTGGTCGCCCCTGCCTCGCGTGCCATGTTGACGATTTCTTTACTGGTGGTGCCGCGTACGATGGAATCATCGACCAGCAGCACATTCTTGCCGCGAAATTCCTGCGGGATGGTGTTGAGCTTCTGACGCACCGACTTCTTGCGCGTGGCTTGCCCCGGCATGATGAAGGTGCGACCAATGTAGCGGTTTTTGACAAATCCTTCGCGATACGGCAACCCCAGTTTGTGCGCCATCTCCATGGCTGCAGGACGGCTGGAGTCGGGAATCGGGATGACCACATCGATGGCTGTATGCGGCATGGTGCGCTTGAGCTTTTCGGCAAGATATTCGCCCATCTTGACCCGCGACTCATAGACCGACACACCGTCGATGATCGAATCGGGCCGCGCCAAATAAACGAACTCGAACATGCACGGCGCCGCCACGGTATGTTCGGCGCACTGGCGACTTTTGAAGTTGCCTGCGGTGTCGACCAAAATGGCCTCGCCCGGCGCCACATCGCGCAGCAGCTTGAACCCGAGCACATCCAGCGCCACCGATTCGGATGCCACCATCCATTCGACACCCTCGGCGGTGTCATTACGGCCGATCACCAGCGGGCGGATGCCGTAGGGGTCACGAAAAGCCAGCAAACCATAGCCGGCAATCATCACCACCGCGGCATAGGCGCCGCGGCAACGCCGGTGCACCCCGGCCACTGCCCGGAAAACCGCTTCCTCGTCGAGCTTGAGGCCGTTGGTGGCGTGCTGCAGCTCGTGCGCCAGCACGTTGAGCAATACTTCGGAGTCGGAATTGGTGTTGATATGCCGCAGATCGGCGAGGAACATCTCGCGCTTGAGTTCCTCGGAGTTGGTCAGATTGCCGTTATGCGCCAATAGCAGACCAAAGGGCGAATTGACATAGAACGGCTGCGCTTCGGCGGCGTTATAGGCCGACCCGGCAGTTGGATAGCGCACATGGCCAATGCCCCAATTGCCATTGAGGTTGCGCATATTACGTGTGCGGAATACGTCGCGCACCAAGCCTGAGCCCTTGTGCATGTGAAACCGCCCCCCTTCGGAGGTGGCAATGCCCGCCGCGTCCTGCCCCCGGTGCTGGAGCACCTGCAAGCCGTCATAGAGCAACTGATTCACTGGAGAGGTGGCGACCACCCCGAGGATTCCGCACATGGAAGATCTGCCTATCTGAAACGAAGTCGATCGGCCACCGCATCCGGCAGCCACGGTTTGGCGGCAATCACCGCCGTCTCGAGCGGAGGGGCGAACAAGGCGTCCGACCACCAGGGCTCACGCGACATGCCTGCAAGCCCCCCCAGCAACACAATCACCAATGCAATCGCCAACCCGCGCACCAGCCCAAAAAAAGCGCCAAACAGACGATCGGCCGGCCCCAAGCCGATGGCGCGCAACAACTCGCGCAACAAAAACCGCAACAGTGCAGCCACCAACAGCACCGCCACAAAGACCGCCACGAAACCGGCTACATGACGCCACGCCGGCTCCATAATCCAGTTGGAAAACAGCGGTGCGGCCATGTGCGCATAGCGCCAGGCCAAAAACACCGCCAACACCCAGGCGAGCAGCGCCATGACTTCGCTCACCAGCCCGCGCCACAGGCCCACGGCGGCCGACAGCCCGAGGATGCCGAGAAAGACATAATCGAAAACCGTCATGGCTCAAGGTATCAACGCGCCGCCACCACCGGACTCTGGCCGAGCGCCTTGAGGCGTTCAGCGGCACGGTCGGCTTCGGCGCGCGCGCCATAGGGGCCGACCCGCACACGTGTCACCGCACCGGCTTTTTCGGTGTACGCAGGGAATCCCTTTGCTTTGAGCTCATTGGCCAGCGCCGACGCCTTGCCAGCCTCGCCGAACGCCGCAACCTGCACGATGAAGCCGTCACCGGCAGCAGGCGGCGGCGGAACCTTGCCCTCCAAGATGGCGCGCACACGGGCGGCCTCATCCATCGGCGGCTTCGCCGGTGGCAACGCCGGTGTAGGCGCAGGCAGTGCCGTGCGCGCACTCGGCGGTGCAGGCGGCGATGCCGGGGGCTTATCCGCCGTAGCCGTTACCGGCGCTTCCGGCGAAGTTTGTGCGGGCGGTTGCTCCTGCGGCGGTGGGGCCAGATCCGGTTCGGGGTCGACCGGCCCACGCCCGGCGATCGGACGGGATATTTCGGCGTCGCGGCTCGGAATGGTGATCTGGATGTCCTGACTGGGTGCGCGCGGCTCTTGGTCCATGACCATCGGCAGCAAGATGGCGGCAAGCAGCGCCAGCGCCGCTGCGCCCACCAAGCGTCGCCGCGAGCGTTTCTTGAGCTCGAGGTTGTCAGTGTCCATCGTGAGACGATCTCAATGACGTTGCGCGTGGACGGCTGCAAGGACGTCAGCCACGGTCAGAAACGAACCAAAGGCCACGATTCTATCACCCTCGGCCGCGCTCTTTTGCGCTGCGGCAAACGCTGCCGCCGGGGAGTCGAAACAGCGCAGATCGTTGTCCACACCGGCCGCGCGCAAACGCCCCGCAAGCGCCTCGGCCTGCAGGCCGCGCGGCCCCGGCAGCGAGGCCAGCAGCCAGTGATCCACCCGCTCGCGCATCAACGCCACGACACCATCGACATCCTTGTCGGCCAACATGCCGAACACCGCCCAGGTGTCCGGATAAAAGCCCATGTTGCCCAGGTTCTCGGCCAACACACCGGCGGCCTGCGGGTTATGCGCCACATCCAGTACGACCGCGGGGCGCCCCGGCAAAACCTGAAAACGACCGGGCACCTCGACCTGCATCAGCCCCTGTCGGATCGCTTGCATCGACACCGGCAGTCGCTCGCGCAGTTGTTCCAGCGCGGTGATCGCCGCCGCAGCGTTGAGCAACTGGTTAGCCCCGCGCAGCGCCGGGTAGGCCAACCCTGCGCGGCGAATCAACGCGCCCTGAGCCGGGGGCGCGGCATAGCGCCAGTAGCCCCACTGCTGGCGGTCGCCGCCAAAGCCGAAGTCGCGCCCACTCACCCATAGCCGCGCACCAATGGCCTCGGCGTGGGCGAGCAGACTGACCGGCGGTTGCGGGTCGCCACATACTGCGGGACGTCCGCTGCGGAAAATGCCAGCCTTCTCGAAACCGATCCGCTCCCTTGTGTCGCCCAGGTATTCCATGTGATCCAAGGCGATGCTGGTGACGATGGCGCAATCGGCATCGAAGACATTGACCGCATCCAGCCGCCCGCCGAGACCGACTTCAAGAATCACCGCGTCCAGCGGCTGCTGGCAAAAGGCAAACCAAGCGGCGAGCGTGCCGTGTTCGAAATAGGTCAGCGGGGTGTCGCCGCGCGCCCGCTCGACCGCGGCAAAGGCGTCGGTCAGCGCCGCATCGCCAATCTCGCGGCCATCGATGCGCACCCGTTCGTGGTAGCGCAGTAGATGTGGCGAGGTATAGCAGCCCACACGATAGCCCGCAGCCAACAGGATGGATTCCAGCATGGCACAGGTCGACCCCTTCCCATTGGTGCCGCCGACGGTGAGCACCAGCGCGTTGCTGTTCGCCCCGAGCGCATCGCGCACTGATCGCACCCGTTCCAGCCCAAGCTCGATCTTTTGCCCGTGGCGCCGCTCGATCAACGCCAACCAACCGTCGACGGTAGAAGGCTCAGTGCGCGCAGTCATGGTTGGACCATCAGGGCCGAACCGCCGGCTGGCGGGTCAGCAAGGTCAATAACTCGGCCAATTTGGCGCGCATCTGGCGACGGTCGACGATCAAATCGATGGCGCCCTTTTCGAGCAAAAATTCGGACCGCTGAAAGCCTTCCGGCAGCTTCTCACGCACGGTCTGCTCGATGACCCGCGGCCCGGCAAAGCCAATCAGCGCACCGGGCTCGGCCATCACCACATCGCCCATGAAGGCGAAGCTCGCCGAGACCCCGCCCATGGTGGGATCGGTCAGGATGGTAATGAAAGGCAGTTTGCGATGCGCAAGCTGGGTGACCGCAGCGGTGGTCTTGGACATCTGCATCAGTGAAAACAGCCCTTCCTGCATGCGCGCGCCGCCGGTAGCGGTGATGCAGATAAATGGCAGGCGCTGCTCCAAGGCAGCTTTGACGCCGCGCACGAAACGCTCGCCCACCACCGAGCCCATCGAACCGCCCAGAAAATCGAACTCGAAGCAGGCCACCACGACCGGCACGGTGAGAATGGCGCCCTGCATGACCACCAATGCGTCCGCCTCGCCGGTTTCCTTGCTGGCGGCCGACAGACGCTCGGTGTAGCGTCGGGAGTCCTTGAATTTGAGCGGATCGACCGGAATGACCTCGGCACCGATCTCGCTGCGCCCTTCGGCATCGAGCAGCATGTCCAGACGCGCGCGCGCGCGAATTCGCTGGTGATGTCCGCACTTGGGGCAAACGTTGAGGTTGGTCTCCAGGTCCGAGCGGTAAAGCACTGCCTCGCAGGCGCTGCATTTGCTCCACAGCCCTTCCGGAATGGATTTGTTGCGCGCGCTCATGGCCGCGCGCTTGATCTTGGGGGGAAGCAGTTTTTGCAACCAGCTCATCGGGTGGTTTCTCCGATCTGATCCAGGGCCTTGCGGATGCCAGCGATGAACTCGCGCACCCGGACGAGCACCTCTGCAGGCGCGCTGTGTTCGATTTCTTCGATGATGCGACTGCCAATCACCACACCGTCGGCCATCTCGCCGATGCGTCGCGCCGAG
Coding sequences:
- a CDS encoding SPOR domain-containing protein — encoded protein: MDTDNLELKKRSRRRLVGAAALALLAAILLPMVMDQEPRAPSQDIQITIPSRDAEISRPIAGRGPVDPEPDLAPPPQEQPPAQTSPEAPVTATADKPPASPPAPPSARTALPAPTPALPPAKPPMDEAARVRAILEGKVPPPPAAGDGFIVQVAAFGEAGKASALANELKAKGFPAYTEKAGAVTRVRVGPYGARAEADRAAERLKALGQSPVVAAR
- the folC gene encoding bifunctional tetrahydrofolate synthase/dihydrofolate synthase, which encodes MTARTEPSTVDGWLALIERRHGQKIELGLERVRSVRDALGANSNALVLTVGGTNGKGSTCAMLESILLAAGYRVGCYTSPHLLRYHERVRIDGREIGDAALTDAFAAVERARGDTPLTYFEHGTLAAWFAFCQQPLDAVILEVGLGGRLDAVNVFDADCAIVTSIALDHMEYLGDTRERIGFEKAGIFRSGRPAVCGDPQPPVSLLAHAEAIGARLWVSGRDFGFGGDRQQWGYWRYAAPPAQGALIRRAGLAYPALRGANQLLNAAAAITALEQLRERLPVSMQAIRQGLMQVEVPGRFQVLPGRPAVVLDVAHNPQAAGVLAENLGNMGFYPDTWAVFGMLADKDVDGVVALMRERVDHWLLASLPGPRGLQAEALAGRLRAAGVDNDLRCFDSPAAAFAAAQKSAAEGDRIVAFGSFLTVADVLAAVHAQRH
- a CDS encoding CvpA family protein, whose amino-acid sequence is MTVFDYVFLGILGLSAAVGLWRGLVSEVMALLAWVLAVFLAWRYAHMAAPLFSNWIMEPAWRHVAGFVAVFVAVLLVAALLRFLLRELLRAIGLGPADRLFGAFFGLVRGLAIALVIVLLGGLAGMSREPWWSDALFAPPLETAVIAAKPWLPDAVADRLRFR
- the accD gene encoding acetyl-CoA carboxylase, carboxyltransferase subunit beta, with product MSWLQKLLPPKIKRAAMSARNKSIPEGLWSKCSACEAVLYRSDLETNLNVCPKCGHHQRIRARARLDMLLDAEGRSEIGAEVIPVDPLKFKDSRRYTERLSAASKETGEADALVVMQGAILTVPVVVACFEFDFLGGSMGSVVGERFVRGVKAALEQRLPFICITATGGARMQEGLFSLMQMSKTTAAVTQLAHRKLPFITILTDPTMGGVSASFAFMGDVVMAEPGALIGFAGPRVIEQTVREKLPEGFQRSEFLLEKGAIDLIVDRRQMRAKLAELLTLLTRQPAVRP
- the purF gene encoding amidophosphoribosyltransferase, with the protein product MCGILGVVATSPVNQLLYDGLQVLQHRGQDAAGIATSEGGRFHMHKGSGLVRDVFRTRNMRNLNGNWGIGHVRYPTAGSAYNAAEAQPFYVNSPFGLLLAHNGNLTNSEELKREMFLADLRHINTNSDSEVLLNVLAHELQHATNGLKLDEEAVFRAVAGVHRRCRGAYAAVVMIAGYGLLAFRDPYGIRPLVIGRNDTAEGVEWMVASESVALDVLGFKLLRDVAPGEAILVDTAGNFKSRQCAEHTVAAPCMFEFVYLARPDSIIDGVSVYESRVKMGEYLAEKLKRTMPHTAIDVVIPIPDSSRPAAMEMAHKLGLPYREGFVKNRYIGRTFIMPGQATRKKSVRQKLNTIPQEFRGKNVLLVDDSIVRGTTSKEIVNMAREAGATKVYLASAAPPVRFANVYGIDMPTRGELIASERDEAQICAEIGADGLIYQDLEDLKAAVRSVNPAISAFETSCFDGCYITGDITAEYLTGVESQRGEAKPASAQHDDPDDGQLDLNLVTHNDH
- a CDS encoding O-succinylhomoserine sulfhydrylase is translated as MDAFDFDTQAVRAGTARSQFNEHSEALYLTSSFVFESAAQAAARFAGEEPGNVYARFSNPTVTAMQQRLAALEGAQACVATASGMSAILSLVMATMQAGDHIVASRGLFGATQQLFGNILAKFGIDTSFVPATELAAYRAAVRPRTRLIFIETPSNPLTEIVDIAAVADVAHAAGALLAVDNCFCTPALQRPLALGADVVVHSATKYLDGQGRVLGGAVAGRADVMDEVFKFLRTAGPCISPFNAWVILKGLETLRIRMDAQSAAALELARWLEVQPGVRRVHYPGLSSHPQHELAMRQQKSGGAILSFELEGGRERAWRVVDATRMISITANLGDTKTTITHPASTTHGRISAEAREASGISEGLLRVAVGLESIEDLKADLARGLAA